A stretch of DNA from Dehalobacterium formicoaceticum:
CAAGATCTCTCTTCCCTTGGTTCATGCCCCTAGTCTCTCGCTCCTTGACCGTTCGACTTGCATGTGTTAAGCACGCCGCCAGCGTTCGTCCTGAGCCAGGATCAAACTCTCCAATAAAAGTTTTAGCATATAAGAAGGCTTAAAGTCTTGCTTCTTGCCTCTAGCTTCTTGCTTCTTGTATTCGAGGTTTAATTGGCTCGATTTGAATTACCTGTTTCTCAAATAGCTTCAAAGCAGGGTTTGAAGTCTTGCTTCTTGCCTCTAGCTTCTTGCCTCTTGAATTTCAGGTTTCGCATTTTTAATGTTTGCAGTCCCCTCTCTCGAGGTTCCTGCTCAACATCAGGCTTTGTTACTGTTCAGTTTTCAAAGACCAGCTTGAATAGCTTATCAAATCCTGATCGGCTTGTCAAGCACTTTTTTCTTTTCTTTCTTTTCTTGCCTTGCCCTCTCTCGAGCGCTTGATCAGTTTATCAAACTAATCTCTCATTGTCAATCACTATTTTATTAGAAATTGGTGGGCAACTCTCTCAAGCGTTTAATAGATAACAAGAAATTTAAATCGTGTCAACTGTTAATGCTTCAGTAAATTATTCCAATGAACATTGATACAGAAAAAAAGGATAGGCTATTCTCCCATCCTTGGATTAATACCGGGAACAGTCATTTCTCCCTGAGAATTGAATTTCATATACCATTCCGGAACCGGTCCAACGATGATGCTTTCCGTAATGGGAACATCTACGCTTACATTTACGTCAGAACGTAGAAACGGAACGACAATTTGCAGATTCGTATTTACATTTAAATAAATGCGATGCTTGGTTTGATTAATTCCTGCCTCAACAAATTCATCTTCCATGGTCACATCGATCATACCCAAAGGAATGATGCCAATTCTGATGGGAGGACCCGTATTAGAAAATAAAGTGCTGCCTGTAACCAATCCTAGGGGCAAAGTAAACCCTTGCGTTTCTATCTTTTCTAATTCCTTTTCGACATCTAGAGTGGTCTGGGTGGAAATCCTGTTGATCAACACCGTATCCGGCATCATGAGTACAATACGATTGTCATTATCTTTATGGATTCCCATGAGATCCTGATAATTAATCATGGAAACATTCTTCTGTACAGCTTCATTGATGATTTTTGTGGCCATTAACTGCGTCTTGCTTTCTGCTACTTTTATAATTGCCGGTCGTAAGATGAGATCCAGAAAGATCAGAAAACTGCCCAAGATAATAAAGGTGATGAACAAATAAACAAATTTTTTTCGATTTTTTCTTCTCACAACTTATGTTCACCTCCGCATATTTAATATATGAAGAGGAAAAAGAAAGGTTACAAAGGCCCTCTGTCCAAATCAAAAATAGTAATACTATTAAGAATTATTGTTTTATCGCCATTAATTATTATTCAGCTGCAACGACATATCCCGACAATTTTCTTCATCTTTGCTAAATCATTTATTATCAAGAATCTTTATGATATAATACATGATACATGGAAACAGTAACCCTTCTCCAAACCACAAGGAGGCCGAATAATGACAACAGAACCAGAGAAAAAACGTAAAATAAAATTATCCCGTGTGCTTTTGCTTTCATTTATTTTTATTTTGATTATAGGTTTTGGTTCGGGACTAGGTCTTTTATTAGGAATCGTAAAAGACTTGCCGGACTGGGATGCTGCTGATCTCGAATCTAAGAGCACTAGCTTTGTTTATGATATCAACGGGGATATGGTCGTCAAACTGCACAGAGCAGAAAACAGGGTACCGGTAAAATTAGATGCGATCCCTGATAGTTTGATTAATGCCTTTCTAGCCACAGAAGATGTACGCTTCTGGCAGCATCACGGTGTAGATGTTAAAAGGGTCTTTGGCGCATTAGCCGCTGACATCCGTAATCGTAATTTTTCTGAGGGTGCCAGTACCTTAACTATGCAATTGGTGAGAAATGCCATTTTAGAAGATCAGGACAAAAAAATAGAACGAAAAATCAAAGAAGCCCTATTGGCCATTCAAGTAGAGAGAAATTATACCAAGGATGAAATACTGACCATGTATCTCAATGAAATCTACTTTGGCCATGGTACTCATGGTGTGCAGACTGCGTCTCAACTCTATTTTGGAAAGGATGTCGGTGAATTGACCCTGGGTGAGTCTGCCATGCTCACCGGCTTAGTGCGCAATCCACGTAATTATTCTCCTTTTTTAAATCTTGATAATGCTATCCATATCAGAAATGTAGTTCTGAATAATATGCTGCAATATGGCATGATCTCCCAGGAAGAAGCGGATCAGGCAAAACAGGAAAAACCAAAATTGGCAGATTATCAGCAACAGAATCTCTACGCATACCCCTGGTTTACAGATTATGTGATTGATCAGGCAGAGGACTTAATAGAAGCGGCGGGAATGGAACCCAGTCAAATCTATACCGGAGGATTACGTATCCATACTACTTTAGATCCTGTAATACAAAAAGCTGCCGAGGATGCTTATGCCAATGAATCCTTTTTCCCTGCCAGCAATACCAACGATCCGGTTCAGAGTGCCATGGCAGTGATGGATCCTAAAACCGGTGAAGTCAGAGCCTTAATCGGGGGGCGGGAACACCTGACGAAAAGAGGCTTAAACAGAGCAACAGATATCAAAAGGCAGCCTGGTTCTGCTTTTAAACCAATCTCAGTATATGCACCGGCTTTGGAGGACGGTTTTGCTCCCTCCAGTCGGGTCAATGATGTGCCAACTACCTTTGGTTCATCAAAATATCCTTATAAACCAGTGAACTATGACGGTAGATATCGCGGCTCCGTTACGATGCGAAAAGCCGTAGAAGATTCTATCAATGTTCCCGCAGTGAAGTTTTTAAGCATGATCGGAGTGAGCAAAGGATACACTTTTGCAAAAAATTTAGGGTTGGATTTAGATAAGAATGACGAAAATCTATCCCTGGCATTAGGTGGTCTCACCTATGGGGTATCTCCTTTAGCTCTGACCGCAGCCTATTGTGCCTTTGATAATCAAGGAGTTTATATCAAACCTCACGTGATTACAAAAATAGTGGATCAGTATGGCAATACCATTGTGGATGTAGTTCCCGAAAAAAAGATTGCCATGAATGAACGGACAGCTTATTTGATGACAGATATGTTAGAATCCGTGGTAAAATCAGGAACCGGTACCAGAGCCCAAATGAATCGTCCTGTCGCCGGCAAAACCGGCACCACCCAATTACCGGATAAGGCTATTTTCAATAGCATTACTGGAAGCGCCAATAAGGATGCCTGGTTCGCTGGATACACCCCGGAATTAGTGGGTGTCGTCTGGATGGGCTATGACCAGGATGTAGATAAAGATGGCAAGCCAAATTATTTAAGGCAGGTATACGGGGGGCAATATCCGGCAAGAATCTGGAAATATGTAATGGAAAATTCCTTAAAAGAGGTTCCCGTATCATCTTTTACCAAGCCTACAGGAATTGTCTCCAAAGCAATTGATATCAAGACAGGCAAATTAGCCAGTAGTTTGACACCTGATAAGTATATCCGCTATGAAGTCTTTTCTAATGATAATATACCTACAGAATACTCTGATGCCTGGATTACGGCGAATATCTGCTCTGATAGCAAATTACTTGCTAACGAGGAGTGTCCCAATCAGGCTAAAGGTGTTTTTTTGAAAGCTTCCTATGCCAGTCAAAGTGATATTGATGCAGGTCTGACGGCTCCTACTGCTCATTGTAACATTCATAAAGGAGCTGAATCAGCTATTGGCACTGAAATGATTGGAATTTGCACTGATCCCCGCCATAAAGGGAAATTGGTATTGGCCAATTATCCGCAAGAAGGAGAATCAGGCGGCTGTCCGCAAGACCTCATCCAATTCAGATCATTTGAATCCGGTGAAGTTCCTACTAAGCATTGTGATTTGAAAGACCATCAAGTCAAGAAGTAAAAAAGCCCCTTTAGGGGCTTTTTTATTTGCTTTGAGAATTTAATTTATTACTAAAGGATATGTTTATCAATGACAATCAGTTAATACATTGCGCTTAATTAATTAGACATTTAAGGAAACTACGGTTACCCCATTTCCTCCCTCGTTATATTCCCCCAGGCGGGCATTTTTCACCTGGCGATGCTTCTTTAAGTGAAGGGTCACTGCATCTCGAAGGGCGCCGGTCCCTTTCCCGTGAATAATACGTACATCTTTTAATCCGGCGACATAAGCATCGTCCAAGTATTTGTCCACCTTTTCCAGGGCTTCCTCAACCAATAGACCGCGCAGATCTAATTCACTGGAGATGGCACTGATCTTTTCCATTCTGATCCGACCAACTTTGGTGGTTCCGGTTTTTTGCTCTGTCTCCTCGGTGGTGCGAATATCCTCCAGCTTCACCGTGATTTTCATAATTCCTACCTGGACAATGATTTCGCCGGCTTGGTTGGGCAGGGACAAAACCTGACCTTTTTGATTCAATTTGGGGATTTCGATAATTTGCCCCAATTCCACCTTTTGGGGAGCTTGCCCGGCAAAACGTTTTTCCGGGACCACATATTCCAGACCCTCACCCATCTTTTTGATTTTATCCTTGGATTGAAGCAATTTTTGGTTCTCGAACTTTTGAGATTCTGCCACCAGACTCGATTTGAACTCATTATATAAAAGATCCATATCATCTTTGGTTTTTTTAAGGATCTTCAGGCTTTCTTCCTGGGCCCGACGCAGGATTTCCCCTTCTTTATTTTGCAGATCAATTTTTTGTGCTTCCAGGCGGTGCTTCATTACCTGGAGTTCTTTGCGAAGAGCGGCAGCCTCTTCTTTTTCTTGTTGGCTGATCTTTTGATTCAACTCCAAATTGGAGATTAAGTCCGCTACCTGAACTTGATCCTGGGTGAGAAAAGAACCTGCCTGGGCTAAAATTTCTTCATTCAACCCCAAGCTGCGCGCAATTTCGAAGGCGTTGCTTTTACCAGGTATCCCCATAAGCAGTCGATAGGTGGGCCTTAAAGTCTCCACATTGAACTCCACGCTGGCGTTGACGATGTTAGGATTATTATAGGCATAGACCTTGAGTTCACTATAATGGGTTGTCGCTACCACCTTTACTTTTCTGCCCCTTAAGTATTCCAAAATTGCCATGGCCAGGGCAGCACCTTCGGTGGGATCCGTTCCTGCTCCTAATTCGTCAAAGAGTACTAAGGTATGTTCATCCACTTCTTTCAAAATACGCACAATGTTTACCAAATGAGAAGAAAATGTGCTTAAGGACTGCTCAATGCTTTGTTCATCACCGATATCGGCAAAAATATTGTGAAAAAGGCTCAAGTCACTGCCATCATCTGCCGGCACATGCAGTCCGGATAAAGCCATGGCAGTGAATAGACCGATAGTTTTTAAGGTTACTGTTTTCCCCCCGGTATTGGGACCGGTAATAATCATAGAATCAATGTTTGATCCCAAATCCACATCAATGGGTACTACATCTTTGGGGATCAAGGGATGGCGTGCCCTTTTCAGGCGAATAATGCCATGTTCATTAATCTTGGGAGCACCCCCATCCATACTATGGCTTAACCGTCCTTTGGCAAAAATAAAGTCCAGCTGACCCAAAATTTCCAGGGTAAATAGAATTTCTGCTTCAAAAGAAGCTACCAATTGACTTAAATTCTTCAAAATAACTGTAATCTCATCATTTTCTTCGATTCTCAGCCTTTTTAAATCGTTATTCAATTCCAGAACTGCCATCGGCTCAATGAACAGAGTGGCACCACTGGCAGATTGGTCATGGACGATGCCCGGTACCTGAGTACGGTTTTCTTGCTTGACAGGAATTACATAACGATCACCCCGAATGGTGACCAGGTTATCCTGGAGATATTTAGCCGTATTGGGATTTCGAATCAGGGAATCCAGTTTATCCTTGATGCGATCCTGACTGGTCCTGATTTTTCTTCGAATACCATATAGTTTATCACTGGCCGAGTCTATAATTGATCCGTCATCTGCCACCGTCTCACCAACGGCTGTTTCCAGGGATTTAAAGATACCCAATTTTTTAGCCAAATCCAAAATGATGGGGTAATTTTCCTTGAGATTCAGCAAAAAGAGTTTCGTCTTCCTGGCTGCGCCACAGGTATCGGCAATACTTAAAAATTGCTCCGGTTCCAGTATCCCGCCTAATGCAGCTCTTTCCACAATCCTTCCAATATCTCGGATGCCCCCTAGGGTAAAAGCAGGATTTAAACGAAGGATGTCTTTGGCTTCCGTTGTTTCTTTCAGGCCAAGCTCAATTTCATGTTTCTGGCTCATGGGTGTTAATTCTCCAGCAATTCCTTTGCCTAAAGAAGAACCGCACCTTTCCCCCAACATCTGAAGCACCCGATCAAACTCGATCTTTAGTAAGGTCTTTTCATCCAATCAATATCCTCTCCTCTTTCAACTAGATTACGCCCCGATAATAATGCCCCTTGGTGAAACCTGCATTAGTCATCTTTGCCAATGTTTTTTCCAGGTTCTCAAGATCTAAATGCTGCATAAGATGAGAGGATGCCGCATCAATCACCTGACGGTAGATTTGGGTGACCTGAAGAACGGCCGAAGGGGAATACCTTTTGGCCTCAATACGTAGTGAATCAATACCCAGCTGAAGGAATTTATCCGCATGAGCCAGCATCGATAGTTCTTTGGGATTATAAAGATGCATGCGG
This window harbors:
- the yunB gene encoding sporulation protein YunB, whose translation is MRRKNRKKFVYLFITFIILGSFLIFLDLILRPAIIKVAESKTQLMATKIINEAVQKNVSMINYQDLMGIHKDNDNRIVLMMPDTVLINRISTQTTLDVEKELEKIETQGFTLPLGLVTGSTLFSNTGPPIRIGIIPLGMIDVTMEDEFVEAGINQTKHRIYLNVNTNLQIVVPFLRSDVNVSVDVPITESIIVGPVPEWYMKFNSQGEMTVPGINPRMGE
- a CDS encoding transglycosylase domain-containing protein, with the translated sequence MTTEPEKKRKIKLSRVLLLSFIFILIIGFGSGLGLLLGIVKDLPDWDAADLESKSTSFVYDINGDMVVKLHRAENRVPVKLDAIPDSLINAFLATEDVRFWQHHGVDVKRVFGALAADIRNRNFSEGASTLTMQLVRNAILEDQDKKIERKIKEALLAIQVERNYTKDEILTMYLNEIYFGHGTHGVQTASQLYFGKDVGELTLGESAMLTGLVRNPRNYSPFLNLDNAIHIRNVVLNNMLQYGMISQEEADQAKQEKPKLADYQQQNLYAYPWFTDYVIDQAEDLIEAAGMEPSQIYTGGLRIHTTLDPVIQKAAEDAYANESFFPASNTNDPVQSAMAVMDPKTGEVRALIGGREHLTKRGLNRATDIKRQPGSAFKPISVYAPALEDGFAPSSRVNDVPTTFGSSKYPYKPVNYDGRYRGSVTMRKAVEDSINVPAVKFLSMIGVSKGYTFAKNLGLDLDKNDENLSLALGGLTYGVSPLALTAAYCAFDNQGVYIKPHVITKIVDQYGNTIVDVVPEKKIAMNERTAYLMTDMLESVVKSGTGTRAQMNRPVAGKTGTTQLPDKAIFNSITGSANKDAWFAGYTPELVGVVWMGYDQDVDKDGKPNYLRQVYGGQYPARIWKYVMENSLKEVPVSSFTKPTGIVSKAIDIKTGKLASSLTPDKYIRYEVFSNDNIPTEYSDAWITANICSDSKLLANEECPNQAKGVFLKASYASQSDIDAGLTAPTAHCNIHKGAESAIGTEMIGICTDPRHKGKLVLANYPQEGESGGCPQDLIQFRSFESGEVPTKHCDLKDHQVKK
- a CDS encoding endonuclease MutS2: MDEKTLLKIEFDRVLQMLGERCGSSLGKGIAGELTPMSQKHEIELGLKETTEAKDILRLNPAFTLGGIRDIGRIVERAALGGILEPEQFLSIADTCGAARKTKLFLLNLKENYPIILDLAKKLGIFKSLETAVGETVADDGSIIDSASDKLYGIRRKIRTSQDRIKDKLDSLIRNPNTAKYLQDNLVTIRGDRYVIPVKQENRTQVPGIVHDQSASGATLFIEPMAVLELNNDLKRLRIEENDEITVILKNLSQLVASFEAEILFTLEILGQLDFIFAKGRLSHSMDGGAPKINEHGIIRLKRARHPLIPKDVVPIDVDLGSNIDSMIITGPNTGGKTVTLKTIGLFTAMALSGLHVPADDGSDLSLFHNIFADIGDEQSIEQSLSTFSSHLVNIVRILKEVDEHTLVLFDELGAGTDPTEGAALAMAILEYLRGRKVKVVATTHYSELKVYAYNNPNIVNASVEFNVETLRPTYRLLMGIPGKSNAFEIARSLGLNEEILAQAGSFLTQDQVQVADLISNLELNQKISQQEKEEAAALRKELQVMKHRLEAQKIDLQNKEGEILRRAQEESLKILKKTKDDMDLLYNEFKSSLVAESQKFENQKLLQSKDKIKKMGEGLEYVVPEKRFAGQAPQKVELGQIIEIPKLNQKGQVLSLPNQAGEIIVQVGIMKITVKLEDIRTTEETEQKTGTTKVGRIRMEKISAISSELDLRGLLVEEALEKVDKYLDDAYVAGLKDVRIIHGKGTGALRDAVTLHLKKHRQVKNARLGEYNEGGNGVTVVSLNV